The Proteus terrae subsp. cibarius genome contains the following window.
GCCAAGTATTGAAGGTTACTTGCAGTTAGTGGGCATCATGCAGAAATTCGTTGACCAAGCCATTTCAGCGAACACTAACTACGATCCTACTCGTTTCCCTAGCGGTAAGGTTCCAATGAACCAACTGCTGAAAGATTTGCTGCTCGCTTACAAATACGGTGTGAAAACACTTTATTATCACAATACCCGTGACGGTGCAGATGATGTACAGGGTGATCTGGAAGAAGTCGTTGAGACTGAAGATACAGATTGTGAAGGCGGCGCGTGTAAAATTTAATTGAGGAAGCTATGTCTTATACTACTTTTTCACAAGTTAAAAATGATCAACTTCAGGAGCCCATGTTTTTTGGGCAACCTGTTAACGTAGCGCGTTATGATCAGCAAAAATATCCTATTTTTGAAAAGCTAATTGAAAAACAGCTCTCCTTCTTCTGGCGTCCAGAAGAAGTGGACGTTTCTCGTGATCGTATTGACTACAATGCATTACCTGATCATGAAAAACATATTTTTATTAGCAACTTAAAATATCAAACGCTATTGGATTCGATTCAAGGCAGAAGCCCTAACGTGGCATTCTTACCTTTGATCTCGATCCCAGAGTTAGAGACATGGGTTGAAACATGGTCATTCTCCGAAACCATTCACTCGCGCTCTTATACACATATTATTCGTAATATTGTTAACGATCCGTCCGTTGTGTTTGATGATATCGTTGAAAATGAAGAAATTTTAAAACGTGCACGTGATATTTCTTCTTACTATGACGAGTTAATCAAGCTGACAAATCTTTATCACATGTATGGTGAAGGTGACCATCAAGTTAAAGGTAAAACGGTTCACGTCACGTTACGTAAGTTAAAGAAACAGCTTTATCTGTGTTTAATGAGTGTAAACGCACTAGAAGCAATCCGCTTCTATGTTAGCTTTGCCTGTTCATTTGCCTTTGCTGAACGTGAACTGATGGAAGGTAACGCGAAGATCATTCGACTAATTGCTCGTGACGAAGCGCTACACTTAACAGGTACACAGCACATGCTGAATTTACTGCGTTCAGGTCAAGATGATCCTGAAATGGCAGAAATTGCAGCGGAATGTGAGCAAGAGTGTTATGACCTGTTCGTTGAAGCCGCAGAGCAAGAAAAAGAGTGGGCTGAATACCTATTCTCTGAAGGCTCGATGATTGGTTTAAATAAAGATATCCTTTGCCAATATGTTGAATATATTACTAATATTCGCATGCAAGCAGTGGGTCTTAAATTACCATTTAAAGCGCGCTCTAACCCTATTCCATGGATCAACGCATGGTTAGTGTCTGACAACGTTCAAGTGGCACCTCAAGAAGTTGAAGTCAGTTCTTACCTAGTGGGTCAAATCGATTCACAAGTTGATACTGATGATTTAAGTAACTTTGAACTGTAATACTGAGAAATAACACCGATACGTTATGGCATCTCATAAAGTGACCCTGCATCAGCAGGGTCTTTCAAAACCTTTAGAATTTCATACTGACACCCATCCCTCTTTGCTTGATGCATTAGAGCATGGAAAGGTCCAAGTTGAATACCAATGTCGCGAAGGCTATTGCGGCTCTTGTCGCCTGCGCCTAGTGAAAGGCAAAGTTTGTTATCGCAATGAACCTTTAGCATTTATCCAACCTGATGAAATCTTACCTTGTAGCTGTCATCCCATCAGTGATATCGAAATAGAAATTTACTCTGAATAATTTGAATTATCTTAATTTGAGCTTTTTTCTAACACTCTTGTTCAACTTTGACTAAGGTTAAGTTAACACGATAAAAAAAGGAAAAGCATTATGAAATTAAAGTCTATTTTCTCAGTCATTGCTATTTCTACATCAATTCTGCTTGTTGCAGGCTGTTCAAGCCCACAAAAAATAGAAACAGTAAATGGGGAAACAATTTTAACGACAGATAAACCCCAAGAAGATGAAGCAACTGGATTAATTACCTACAAAGATTCAGAAACCGGACAGATTAAACAGATTAATCGTGATCAAATAAGACGAATGGTAGAGCTTGACGACTAACGCTCTTATAAACCCTTCTCTTAAAGCGCCAATTCATATTTATGATTGGCGTTTTTTTATTCACAAAATCCTTTTTGTAAATTATTCGTTACACCACACGTAATTAAAATTTGACAGAAATTTACCATTCTTATACTCTGCTTTTTAAATAAATAAAATAGTCTAGTGAACAGAGGATCTTGTGAAGAATCGCACTATAGGCAGTGTTTTTATTGTTGCAGGAACAACAATTGGGGCAGGTATGCTGGCAATGCCACTGGCTGCCGTGGGTATTGGCTTTAGCACAATGATGCTATTGCTTGTTGGCTTATGGTTATTGATGAGCTATACCGCATTACTGCTGGTGGAAGTTTATCAATACAACGATCCTCATACAGGTCTCGGCTCTATCGCAAAACGCTATCTCGGTGTAGGTGGTCAAGTTATCACTGGTCTTGCACTGTTGCTATTAATGTATGCGTTAACGACCGCTTATATTAGTGGTGCAGGTGAATTACTTTCGGCTACTCTTTCATCTTGGATTGGTCATGAGCTTTCTGTCACTCAAGGTATTATTATCTTTACAGTGATTGGCGGGGCTGTAGTAGGAATTGGTACCACATCAGTTGATATGATTAATCGGCTACTATTTACAGCAAAAGTTTTCTTCTTAATCTTTATGCTGGTTGTGATGTTACCCCATGTTGAAAGCGTCAATTTAACGTCAATGCCAGTCGCTCAAGGGCTTATTCTTGCTGCTATTCCTGTTATTTTTACTTCATTCGGTTTCCACGGTAGCGTACCGAGCATCGTAAGTTACATGAACGGCGACATTAAAAAGTTACGTATTATCTTTGTTGTTGGGAGTGCTATCCCGCTTGTTGCTTATATCTTATGGCAAATTGCCACATTAGGCGCCATCCCAACAAATACTTTTATGGGAATTATGGCGCAGCAATCTGGATTAAATGGCTTACTGACAGCTATTCGTGATGTTGTTGCTACACCTCGCGTGAATATTGCAGTGAACCTATTTGCTGCGTTGGCGTTGGCTACTTCATTCCTTGGTGTTGCATTAGGACTATTTGATTATCTTGCAGACCTCTTTAAGCGCAGCAATCGCGCTACGGGGCGCATGCAATCAAGCCTATTAACCTTTGTTCCACCTTTGGTTTGTGCGCTTTATTTCCCTAACTTTGTGCAAGCATTAGCTTATGCTGCTATCGCACTATCAATTTTAGCGTTACTTCTGCCGGCTTTATTAGTATGGAAAGTCAGACAAGAACAAAATGGTACTGATAAATACAAAGTTAAAGGTGGGAAAGGTGCATTAGGTATTGTATTTACTTGTGGCCTAGTGGTTATTGGTATTCAAGTCGCCATCACTTTTGGTTTATTACCTCAAGTTGGCTAACTCCCTTTCTTATATAGCTTTCTTATAGACAACAAAAAAGCAGGTGCTGATTTTAAACACCTGCTTTTTTTGATTCAGATATAGCGCCTAGATTAGAAACTTAAACCCGCACCTACATAGAAACCATCAGCTAATTTATTATTACTTCTATTATGTGAGTTTTCGATTTCAATCACTCGATAACCTGCATTAACATGCAGTGGTTTAAATACCGTTAACTGTGCACCCACATCAGCTTCATAATAAGATTTGCTACCAGAGGTTAATCCTTCAGGAGATGCATAAGCCTCACCATAAAGATTTAAAGAAGGCAAGACATTCCAGTTAAGGCCTACACCACCTGCTAAAGCAGCACCGTCATCACCATTTTTGGGTGCTAAATAGAGTGCTTTACCACCAACACTTGCTGAAAAAGGCCCTAAAGGTAACGCAAATTTTGCACCTAAGCTTCCTACTTGACCATCATGATCACTACGAGCCCAGTTACCATTAAAAGAAAGACCCGCATTAGGATCACCTAAACCAGCACGAACATCAGTATAATGTTTTCCTGCTTGAATATTCATTGATACTGCATTGGCATTTCCAGCCACAAACAGCGCACTTATCGCACCGACCAATAAATATTTTTTCATTGTTATTACTCCAGCAAATAATTGTCCTAACATATAATTATACAACAAATTTATTAAACAACTTGACTCAAAATTGAAAGATAATCTGTAGAATTTTCAATCTATGTAAATAAGTTACGTCTATCAATATTATTGGTCTAATTGGTTTTATTAATGAGTTCAATATTGCTAAAGTGGAATTACAGTCAATATTAACCATAATAAATATAAGGCTGTTCGCTTCGTTTTATTCACACATGCTATTTTTTTAGAACGTTTACTATTTCATAAACTGGAGATATGTGATGGAAAAGAAAAAGCTAACAACGGCGTCAGGCGCACCTGTTGTAGACAATAATAACTCAATGACTGCAGGCCCTCGTGGTCCGATGTTACTTCAAGATGTCTGGTTTTTAGAAAAACTAGCTCACTTTGATCGTGAAGTTATTCCAGAAAGACGTATGCACGCAAAAGGCTCGGGTGCTTTTGGTACATTTAAAGTCACTCATGATATTACGAAATATACTCGCGCTAAAATTTTCTCTAAAGTGGGTAAAAAAACAGAAATGTTTGCTCGCTTTTCAACCGTTGCAGGTGAAAGAGGTGCCGCAGACGCCGAACGCGATATTCGTGGCTTTGCGTTAAAATTTTATACTGAAGAAGGTAATTGGGATATGGTGGGTAATAACACCCCTGTTTTCTACCTTCGCGATGCCCTGAAATTCCCAGACTTAAACCACGTTGTAAAACGTGATCCTAAAACCAACCTACGCAATATGGCATACAAATGGGATTTCTTCTCTCATTTACCAGAAGCGTTACACCAATTAACTATTGATATGAGCGATCGTGGTTTACCACAAAGCTATCGTTTTATTCACGGTTTTGGTAGCCATACTTATAGCTTTATTAATAAAGATAATGAGCGTTTCTGGGTTAAATTTCACTTCCGTTGCCAACAAGGTATTAAAAACTTGATGGATGATGAAGCTGAGATGCTGGTTGGTAAAGATAGAGAAAGCTCACAGCGTGATTTATTTGATGCGATTGAACGCGGTGATTTCCCTCGTTGGAATTTACAAATTCAAGTGATGCCAGAAAAAGAAGCATCAAAAGTCCCTTATAATCCTTTCGATTTAACTAAAGTTTGGCCTCATGCTGATTATCCATTAATTGATGTGGGCTATTTCGAGTTAAACCGTAACCCTGAAAACTATTTTTCTGATGTAGAGCAAGCAGCATTTAGCCCTGCCAACATTGTTCCGGGTATTGGTTTCTCCCCAGATAAGATGTTACAAGGTCGCCTATTCTCTTATGGTGATGCTCACCGTTATCGTTTAGGTGTTAATCATCATCAAATCCCTGTGAATGCGCCACAATGCCCATTCCATAATTATCATCGTGATGGTGCAATGCGTGTTGATGGTAATAGTGGTAGCGGTATTACTTATGAACCAAATAATGGTGGTATGTTCCAAGAACAGCCTAATTTTAAAGAGCCACCATTATCAATTGAAGGTGCTGCAGATCACTGGAACCATCGTGAAGATGAAGATTATTTCAGCCAACCTCGCGCACTGTATGAATTACTGAGTGATGAAGAGCATCAACGTATGTTTGCTCGTATTGCAGGTGAATTAATACAGGCAAGTAAAGATACACAAAAACGTCAGATTGCCCTATTTAAGAAAGTTCATCCTGAATATGGTGCTGGTGTTGAAAAAGCAATGAAAGCATTAGCAAAAAAAGACGCTAAATAACCGTATAATAAGAAGCCCTGTGAGCAACTCGGCAAAATAATAAGGCGCCTTCGGGCGCCTTTCTTTAATATCACTTCAACAATTGCCCTTTCACCCATTGTTGTACTTGTTTACGGGAAATTTTTATCCCCCCATTTTTAAGGCTTTCAGGAAGCTGTAAACAAGCAACTGGTCTTTGAAATCCGGCTAATCGGGAGTGATACCACTGTGGTAATTGATTGATGATTTCAATATCAGCATCAACAACTGCAACTGGACGTTGTCCAAATTCAGCATCATCGATAGGGACAACAAAAGATTGGCTAACACTTGGGTGTGTATTAAGAATTTTTTCAATATCTTCTGGTTGGATCCCTTCGCCAGCACTGAAAAAAAGATTGTCCAAACGGCCTAAAACACACCATTCTTCTGCACTAAAACAACCTTTATCTCGCGTTGAATACCAACCATCAGCCGTAAGCGATAGTGGTTTTAATTGACCATCAAACCAATAACCTAATGCGACGCTGTCAGACATTATCTGGAGCTCATCATTCACTAACCTAACACTTTTACCTTTTAGTGGAAGCCCTACTCCCGCTTTATCATCTGCACGCTTGGCACAAACAGTCGATGCCATTTCTGTCATGCCGTAACCGCACCAGCATTGAATACCCCAATGTTCAGCTTCTTGTGTTAGCTCAATCGGGATCATTGCTCCCCCTAATAAAACAGATTTTAGGGTAATAGGTTGTTGATTATCTTGTTGCACTCTATTTTGTAAGAAGCGCCATAGCTGTGTGGGAACTAAAGAGGCATGGGTACAACCTTGCAAAGCATCTACAAAAGGATGCATTTCACGCACCACCAGCGTTGCTCCGCGTAATAACCAGCGCCAAAGTATACCTTGTCCTGAAACATGAAATAGAGGCAAAGAAAGTAACCAACTATCCCCTTTTTCCAAAGGAATTAATGATAAAACACCCATTGCACTGCAAAGATGTGCATCAAAAGTGTGTACCGCAGCTTTAGGTAAACCTGACGAGCCAGATGTCAAAATAAGTGTTGCCATACGAGATGGCTCCCATAAAACATCATTTACTGTTTGAGCTTTATATTGACGTGACGTGTTATCTAGTTCAATACCACTAAGATCAAGCAATGTTGCATTTAAATCTAGCGATATTTCACTCAAATCAGCATAAAAATCAATACCTAAGTGAGGCAATAATTCATCAAGTAAAGATTTTGGAAGCTGTGGATTTAAAGGTAAAACCTTTGCACCACATTGAAAAACAGCGAGCAATGCGAAAACAAGATTGATGTGATTTTTTCCACGCAACAGCACAGTGCTTTGTGTATCAACACCTTGTTTAGCAAAATTATTAGCTAACTGATTTATATGGCAACTTAGTTGCTGCCATGTAATAGGTAGACTGCCTGAAATGATGGCCGTTTCATTTGGGGTTAATTGTGCCCAGTGATGCCACGGCCATTGTTTAAATGGAACTACTGTTGCCATACTGTCTCTAGCTGTTCAAGAGAGATAAGCGGAATGTCCACATTTGGCCAAGGACGAATAAGTTGTTGTTTAATCAAATCAACAGTATCGAGTCCCGGAATGCTATTAGGTGTTAACCATTGTGCAATTCTTGCTAATTGAGTGAGTCCGAAACTACTTTCAATGCTTGAACTGATAATAGCATCTAACCCCAACGCATGTGCTTGTTTAACAAGCATTTGACAACGTTCAAGACTTCCCACTAACGTAGGTTTAATAACAATCGTTGTCACACCAGGTTGTAGTTTTACTTCAAAACCATCATCACGCACCGTTTCATCCCAAGCGATGTTAATACCAGTTGCTTGAGCAAAAGCCAGTGACTCTTCAGGTGTTTTGCAAGGCTCTTCTAAAAACGCAATACGGTCACGCCATTGCGGATTAACATACTTTGCAAAGCCTTCTGCTTTTGCTGGTGTCCAGCTTCGATTGGCATCAAGTCTTAGTTTTAAGTCTGGGATAGCTTCTAATAACAGGTTAACAACGATCCCATCACGCACTGCTTCATATAAGCCAACCTTGATTTTAGCGACTTTTTCACCTTCCATATCATTAAGGCTTAAAATCAAATCATCAGGATCGCCATTACATAAAGGCGCAGCTCGATAATTCGCGTCTTGTGGCAATGTGCCTTCAAGCTCTGCTAATGCACAGCTAATACCAAAAGCCACACTTGGCAGTTCACTATGAACAGGGTTTTCACCCGCACACCAAGCTGTTAACCAAGATTGTGTAGCTTCTTGTGCTTGTTCTAAAGTTTCACGGCTAAACTCAGGAAGAGGTGAAATTTCACCCCATCCTTGTTTGCCATTTTGCTCTAAACAGACAAGAAAACCATCACGCGTTTTTAGCCTTTGATAGCGCAGAACAACGCCTGCATCTACAGGTAGGCTGAATGAATAGAGTTTGGCGTTTCGCATTATGGGTTACGTTTAAATCGAGTGAAATCAGGTTGACGTTTTTCGTTAAAGGCGTTGCGACCTTCTTGACCTTCATCAGTCATATAGAACAGCATAGTTGCATTACCCGCTAATTCTTGAAGACCAGCTTGACCATCACAATCTGCATTTAATGCTGCTTTCAGGCAACGTAATGCCATTGGGCTATTTTCCAGCATTTCACGACACCAGCGTACAGTTTCTTTTTCAAGATCTGCGTAAGGAACAACGGTGTTAACCAAGCCCATTTCTAATGCTTCTTTTGCATCATATTGACGGCATAAGAACCAAATTTCGCGTGCTTTCTTTTGACCAACAATGCGAGCCATATAAGAAGCACCCCAGCCACCATCAAAAGAACCCACTTTAGGGCCAGTTTGACCAAAAATAGCGTTTTCAGCCGCGATAGTTAAGTCACACATCATATGTAGCACATGACCACCACCGATAGAATAGCCTGCAACCATTGCGACAACAGGTTTCGGACAAGTACGGATTTGGCGTTGGAAATCTAGCACGTTCAGGTGATGAGTGCCGCTATCATCGCGATATCCGCCGTAGTCGCCACGAATTTTTTGGTCGCCACCTGCACAGAATGCTTTTTCACCAGCACCCGTTAAAATGATAGTACCAATTGTGTCATCATAACGTGCATCAGCTAATGCTTGGATCATCTCTTTCACAGTCAAAGGACGGAAAGCATTACGCACTTGCGGGCGGTTAATCGTAATTTTTGCAATGCCATCGACTGATTTATGATAGAGGATATCTTCAAAACCTTCAGAGCAATCCTGCCATTCAATCGGTGCATATAATTTTTCTTCGCTCGGGTAAAGCATAATTAGGTTCCTTTAACCAAAGAGGGATAAAACATGATTTATCACCGCAGCATAAGCAACAGGCTGTGCCTGATGGGCATTATGACCAGCATGCGGGATAGTCGTTAATGGCAGCGAATATTGCTGCGCAATAGATTGAAATTTATTATCTTTTTCGCCACAAAGCCAAATAAATGGCAAAGTGAGTTGCTGTAATTCAGTAACAAGCCAAGGCTGATTGCCTAAAGAAAGTGTTTCTAAACTTTCAGCAATACAAGAACCCGCATTACGGCAACGTTTTTCAACGAGTAACTGGCGTTTATCATCGCTTAAATCGGCAAATACCGGTTGCTGATACCACTGTGTTAATACGTCGCTGAGAGGTTCATTACGAAAACGTTCAGCCCAGCGTTTATCATGTGCAAGGCGACTTTGTCTTTCCGTTGCCTCATATAACCCTGGATTTCCGCCTTCTACAATCAATCCCATTAATCCTGTAGTATCACCAAAACACGCATGATACATAGAAATTCTGCCACCTAACGAGTAGCCAATTAACCAATAATGGTCAATACCTTGCTCTTTAAGTGTGTCTGTTAGCAATGCACTAACTTCAACAAAATCTTTCGCGCTGATAGATGCAGAACCACCATGACGAGGCAAATCAATCACAAGTGATGGATATTCATGGCAAGCCTGGATCACAGGCTCCCATTCACAACCTTCACCTAATAGCCCATGTAACCAAACTAACCAAGGCCCTTCATTATGGGTATTATATCGCTGACATGCTAAAGTCATGAGATGTTACCTGTTTTACCAGCTGATTTAATGTTTTTGCACCATCAGTATCATCAACAATTAATTCAATTAATGTCGTTGTTGGCGCCCCTGTCCAGCACGCCTGAACAGTCGTTAACAATGCATCCCAACTTGTTGGTGATACATATTGCAAGCCAAACATTGCGGCTGCATGTTTGAAATTTAATGAGTGAGGCATACAGTAAAAGCGCTCTCGTTCTGCCTCTGGCGTGGGTAGCATTGAAAATATTTGCCCACCGTTATTATTCACTACGATAATAACATTAGGCGCATAAACTTGTTGATGCAACGCTAGACTATTTAAATCATACAGTGCAGATAAATCACCCAATATTGTTAATGTTGGCTTTTCTGTTGCTCGATGAACACCCGCAGATGTTGAAATTAAGCCATCAATACCACTCGCACCTCGATTGCTCATCACAGGATAACCTTGAGGTAGCTGAGCAAATGCATCGATTAATCGCACTATCAGACTATTGCCAACAAATAACTGCCCATCATTAGGAAGTAATTTATCTAATTGGTGCGCAACCTGTGCTTCACCAAAATAATCAGTTATTTCACTGACTTTTTGATAGGTTTGTTTGGCTATATTAGTTAATGCATCTGTCCACGGTGAATTATCAACCGCAGGATGTGCCGTTAACCACTGCATCGGTGGTAATGTAAATTTCTCACCTTGATGATGACCAGGATCTAAGCGTCCCGGAATAGGATCAATAATCCAATACGTTTTTGGCGAACATCCTACTTGCCATTGTAATAAGCGTTTGCCTGTTAAACTTGAACCAAATTGAATAACGATTTCAGCTTTATTTAATTCTGATTTTATCTGTGGATTATTCAACCATAAATCGGCACAAGGTAACGGTTGCCCAGTTTGTGATAATACATCACCCAATAAAGGCCAACCTAATTGTGAAGCCCATTTTGCGACTTCAACCCCCTCTTCTGGGCGAATACGTCCTGCAATAACCACACCTTTTTTCTGACGCAATGTATTCCACTGAGGATGCATAGTGACAGAGGTAAAAAGTGTTTCTTGTAGCCACGGTTTATCACTTTGCCACCAATCCCCTAAAGCTTCAGTCCATGGAGTCGATGTTTCAACATCATCACCATATAAAGGTTCTGCAAAAGGGCAATTGACGTGTAATGCACCATGAACCAATGTATTCATGGCATTATCAAGGGTTGAAACTAACCAGCTTGCAGAAATATCTGCTGTTGGTCTTGGTAATGAGAGTGTTTGTGAAGGATGCGTTGCAAAAATACCTTGCTGGCGAATAGCTTGGTTTGCACCACAATCAATTAATTCAGGGGGTCTATCCGCGGTTAAAAAGACAACACGCTCACCCGTTAATCCAGCTTCAATCAACGCAGGATATAAATTGGCAACAGCTGTTCCCGATGTCACGATCACAGCGACAGGCTCTTTAGTTGCTTTTGCGAGTCCCAAAGCTAAATGACCAAGGCCACGCTCATCAAAATGCGTATGGCAAACTAATTTTTGATTGGCTGCCGCCGCAAGTGTTAAAGGGGTCGAACGAGATCCGGGGGCAATACAGATATGGCGTAAGCCATGACGAGTCAAAGTTTCGAGTATAACTTTAGCCCATTGGCGATTAAACGAACTATTAGACATTGATCATCCCAACAACGAAAACCTGCAATTCCTATTATAATATCTGTTCCTAAATACTTTTCCTTAGCCTAGTTCAATGAACAGAAGTTTTCGTTAAATAAATCGTTAAAGAAAACACTCAAAGAGTGCATTATTTAGGCTAATCATCCACTCTATTTTCAATGAGCTCTTTTTTATCGTTAAGAATAGGAATAAATAGCGTTAGTGTTCTAAAGGATAGCATCAATTAGTTAACAATTAGCAGTGGTTATTTGAAGAGTAGCACTAAATAACTGACTTTAAAAAACTACTCATCAAATTTTGATTATTACGCTGATATTATTTATTCAAACTGAGATTATCTGTAAGAAATTAACTCTCTTTTTCCAGCAACGTTCGTAAACCTGCCGCTTTATTTTCGATTTCAGTCCACTCTTGCTGAGGATCAGATCCTGCAACGACTCCTGCACCAGCGTATAAAGTCAATGCATCATCGTGCAACTCACCACAACGTAAACTAACCGCAAATTCTGCATGGGGGAGAGATAAATATCCCGCAGAGCCCGCATACCAACGGCGTTCAAAAGGTTCATGCTTACGAATAAATGCACGCGCGACACTTCTTGGTAAGCCACATACGGCTGCGGTTGGCTGTAATCGCTTTAAGCAATCGATATCATCAGAATCAATTAATTTACCATGTATATAGCGACGAAGATGCTGCACTTTACGCAACCGGATAACATCTGCAGGTGAAACATCAATACCGTCGACACCACCTTGTAATCGTTGGCAAATATCATCAACCACAACCAGATTTTCATGTTGATTCTTCTTATCATTCATCAACCAATCTGCAAATTCAGTGGCTTGTTGCTCGTTATCAGAACTCGCGACTGTACCCGCTAACGCTTCAGTATAAAGCATCAATTCATCACGCTTATATAATCTTTCTGGGGTTGATCCCATAAATGCATCTGAAGGTGAAAATGCCAGCATATAGTGATAGCAATGATGATTAACATCACGGCTCGCTTTCATAAATTGGATCGCTTTCAGCGGGTTATCTAGCGTTAAACATGTCGCTCTTGCAGGGACAACTTTTTCAAATAAACCTTGGCTAATTTCATCCAAGGCAATATTGAGATAGTGAGTCCACTGCTCTTGCGTTAAAGAGTGATTAACATGAGTAACAGAAACAGAAAGCGGTTCAATTTCTACAGCTTGATTTAATGTTTGCAGAAAATCTAATGTATTTTGCTTATCATCTTCATCCAACATATTTAGATGAACAGAAAGCTGTTGCTGGTGGCGTCTAATCTCAATGCGAGGCAAAAAAAGGTAGGCATCATCGCCTTTTATTTTATCAATGCGGCCGGGAATAATGGTATCCCACGCATTTAAGCCCCAAATTCGGACATCATCAATATTATGCTCAGATTGATGTGCAGATAAAAATTGGCGTGCATCTTGAATATTATTGAAACAACACAATTGCCCACAAGCAGCGACTTCTTCATTTTCATCACGATGTTGCCAATAAAATTGGGGATAACACGACTGCGCAGCAAGCCATGAAAGTAACGAAAATGATACATCTGCTGGCAAGGTGACTTTTAAATGTAAAAGATTGCCTTGTGCTGTCAGATTTATATTTTTAACTTTTTCGTACAGTGTCGAAAACACAGGATTAATCTTTTCCACTACCAATACCCGCAACAAAATTAAAAAGGTGATTATACGTCTCTATACAAATTATCAAAGGGCTGATTAATTATAACCTTTGTCATTTATCAAAGTTTTGTATTTTTTATGTTACAAAGTAGATGCATTAACTCGCCCTTCTGAAATAACCCACAAATCTTCATTAGATAAAGTGGTAAAGATAGAAAATTATTATACATAAGTGAGGTTATATGGATACAACCACCTTTAAACACATCGATAAAATTATTGAGACATCC
Protein-coding sequences here:
- the nrdB gene encoding class Ia ribonucleoside-diphosphate reductase subunit beta; translation: MSYTTFSQVKNDQLQEPMFFGQPVNVARYDQQKYPIFEKLIEKQLSFFWRPEEVDVSRDRIDYNALPDHEKHIFISNLKYQTLLDSIQGRSPNVAFLPLISIPELETWVETWSFSETIHSRSYTHIIRNIVNDPSVVFDDIVENEEILKRARDISSYYDELIKLTNLYHMYGEGDHQVKGKTVHVTLRKLKKQLYLCLMSVNALEAIRFYVSFACSFAFAERELMEGNAKIIRLIARDEALHLTGTQHMLNLLRSGQDDPEMAEIAAECEQECYDLFVEAAEQEKEWAEYLFSEGSMIGLNKDILCQYVEYITNIRMQAVGLKLPFKARSNPIPWINAWLVSDNVQVAPQEVEVSSYLVGQIDSQVDTDDLSNFEL
- the yfaE gene encoding class I ribonucleotide reductase maintenance protein YfaE yields the protein MASHKVTLHQQGLSKPLEFHTDTHPSLLDALEHGKVQVEYQCREGYCGSCRLRLVKGKVCYRNEPLAFIQPDEILPCSCHPISDIEIEIYSE
- a CDS encoding YgdI/YgdR family lipoprotein, whose product is MKLKSIFSVIAISTSILLVAGCSSPQKIETVNGETILTTDKPQEDEATGLITYKDSETGQIKQINRDQIRRMVELDD
- the tyrP gene encoding tyrosine transporter TyrP, producing the protein MKNRTIGSVFIVAGTTIGAGMLAMPLAAVGIGFSTMMLLLVGLWLLMSYTALLLVEVYQYNDPHTGLGSIAKRYLGVGGQVITGLALLLLMYALTTAYISGAGELLSATLSSWIGHELSVTQGIIIFTVIGGAVVGIGTTSVDMINRLLFTAKVFFLIFMLVVMLPHVESVNLTSMPVAQGLILAAIPVIFTSFGFHGSVPSIVSYMNGDIKKLRIIFVVGSAIPLVAYILWQIATLGAIPTNTFMGIMAQQSGLNGLLTAIRDVVATPRVNIAVNLFAALALATSFLGVALGLFDYLADLFKRSNRATGRMQSSLLTFVPPLVCALYFPNFVQALAYAAIALSILALLLPALLVWKVRQEQNGTDKYKVKGGKGALGIVFTCGLVVIGIQVAITFGLLPQVG
- a CDS encoding YfaZ family outer membrane protein; this translates as MKKYLLVGAISALFVAGNANAVSMNIQAGKHYTDVRAGLGDPNAGLSFNGNWARSDHDGQVGSLGAKFALPLGPFSASVGGKALYLAPKNGDDGAALAGGVGLNWNVLPSLNLYGEAYASPEGLTSGSKSYYEADVGAQLTVFKPLHVNAGYRVIEIENSHNRSNNKLADGFYVGAGLSF
- a CDS encoding catalase — protein: MEKKKLTTASGAPVVDNNNSMTAGPRGPMLLQDVWFLEKLAHFDREVIPERRMHAKGSGAFGTFKVTHDITKYTRAKIFSKVGKKTEMFARFSTVAGERGAADAERDIRGFALKFYTEEGNWDMVGNNTPVFYLRDALKFPDLNHVVKRDPKTNLRNMAYKWDFFSHLPEALHQLTIDMSDRGLPQSYRFIHGFGSHTYSFINKDNERFWVKFHFRCQQGIKNLMDDEAEMLVGKDRESSQRDLFDAIERGDFPRWNLQIQVMPEKEASKVPYNPFDLTKVWPHADYPLIDVGYFELNRNPENYFSDVEQAAFSPANIVPGIGFSPDKMLQGRLFSYGDAHRYRLGVNHHQIPVNAPQCPFHNYHRDGAMRVDGNSGSGITYEPNNGGMFQEQPNFKEPPLSIEGAADHWNHREDEDYFSQPRALYELLSDEEHQRMFARIAGELIQASKDTQKRQIALFKKVHPEYGAGVEKAMKALAKKDAK
- the menE gene encoding o-succinylbenzoate--CoA ligase → MATVVPFKQWPWHHWAQLTPNETAIISGSLPITWQQLSCHINQLANNFAKQGVDTQSTVLLRGKNHINLVFALLAVFQCGAKVLPLNPQLPKSLLDELLPHLGIDFYADLSEISLDLNATLLDLSGIELDNTSRQYKAQTVNDVLWEPSRMATLILTSGSSGLPKAAVHTFDAHLCSAMGVLSLIPLEKGDSWLLSLPLFHVSGQGILWRWLLRGATLVVREMHPFVDALQGCTHASLVPTQLWRFLQNRVQQDNQQPITLKSVLLGGAMIPIELTQEAEHWGIQCWCGYGMTEMASTVCAKRADDKAGVGLPLKGKSVRLVNDELQIMSDSVALGYWFDGQLKPLSLTADGWYSTRDKGCFSAEEWCVLGRLDNLFFSAGEGIQPEDIEKILNTHPSVSQSFVVPIDDAEFGQRPVAVVDADIEIINQLPQWYHSRLAGFQRPVACLQLPESLKNGGIKISRKQVQQWVKGQLLK